A stretch of the Nicotiana tabacum cultivar K326 chromosome 6, ASM71507v2, whole genome shotgun sequence genome encodes the following:
- the LOC107817404 gene encoding uncharacterized protein LOC107817404 isoform X1 encodes MSRLEKIIDSICPPKKGKRQCSEERGVKIKQRRREIYREKSADRRELNLMQRRMVYLHSTTYNPIGNSTEVPTSSQFSKERIENTVGVRGDLSSLLETTNVQSLDASVISDNGRDIGSRSCAFEVGSTSGTCTEQYNITSHTTTRKDEIKQYQSARWISPPEATWRLFGFPISEISPAIYHLQRKQRC; translated from the exons ATGTCTAGGCTTGAAAAAATTATTGATTCTATATGCCCCCCGAAAAAAGGGAAGCGTCAATGCTCTGAAGAAAGAGgcgtcaaaataaaacaaagacgCCGTGAAATATATAGAGAGAAGTCAGCGGACAGAAGAGAATTAAACTTAATGCAACGACGAATGGTATACCTTCATTCTACAACATATAACCCTATTGGTAATTCCACGGAGGTACCAACTTCCAGCCAATTTAGCAAAGAGCGGATTGAGAATACAGTTGGTGTAAGAGGAGACTTATCTTCTCTCTTGGAAACAA CAAATGTGCAGTCACTTGACGCTTCCGTTATTTCTGATAATGGCAGAGATATAGGTAGTAGATCATGTGCTTTTGAAGTTG GGTCCACCTCAGGAACGTGCACTGAACAATACAACATTACGTCACATACAACAACAAGGAAAG ATGAGATCAAACAATATCAATCTGCTAGATGGATTTCGCCGCCGGAGGCAACTTGGCGTTTATTTGGTTTTCCCATAAGCGAAATAAGCCCAGCTATTTACCATCTTCAG AGAAAACAAAGATGCTAA
- the LOC107817404 gene encoding uncharacterized protein LOC107817404 isoform X4 encodes MSRLEKIIDSICPPKKGKRQCSEERGVKIKQRRREIYREKSADRRELNLMQRRMVYLHSTTYNPIGNSTEVPTSSQFSKERIENTVGVRGDLSSLLETTNVQSLDASVISDNGRDIGSRSCAFEVGSTSGTCTEQYNITSHTTTRKEPKDLNMNHRDFVVTMVH; translated from the exons ATGTCTAGGCTTGAAAAAATTATTGATTCTATATGCCCCCCGAAAAAAGGGAAGCGTCAATGCTCTGAAGAAAGAGgcgtcaaaataaaacaaagacgCCGTGAAATATATAGAGAGAAGTCAGCGGACAGAAGAGAATTAAACTTAATGCAACGACGAATGGTATACCTTCATTCTACAACATATAACCCTATTGGTAATTCCACGGAGGTACCAACTTCCAGCCAATTTAGCAAAGAGCGGATTGAGAATACAGTTGGTGTAAGAGGAGACTTATCTTCTCTCTTGGAAACAA CAAATGTGCAGTCACTTGACGCTTCCGTTATTTCTGATAATGGCAGAGATATAGGTAGTAGATCATGTGCTTTTGAAGTTG GGTCCACCTCAGGAACGTGCACTGAACAATACAACATTACGTCACATACAACAACAAGGAAAG AGCCAAAAGACTTGAATATGAACCACCGGGATTTTGTTGTGACAATGGTTCACTGA
- the LOC107817404 gene encoding uncharacterized protein LOC107817404 isoform X3, with translation MSRLEKIIDSICPPKKGKRQCSEERGVKIKQRRREIYREKSADRRELNLMQRRMVYLHSTTYNPIGNSTEVPTSSQFSKERIENTVGVRGDLSSLLETTNVQSLDASVISDNGRDIGSRSCAFEVGSTSGTCTEQYNITSHTTTRKVKYDRDLARRNRGIYTFRVQEKMYHFIDDLVPSS, from the exons ATGTCTAGGCTTGAAAAAATTATTGATTCTATATGCCCCCCGAAAAAAGGGAAGCGTCAATGCTCTGAAGAAAGAGgcgtcaaaataaaacaaagacgCCGTGAAATATATAGAGAGAAGTCAGCGGACAGAAGAGAATTAAACTTAATGCAACGACGAATGGTATACCTTCATTCTACAACATATAACCCTATTGGTAATTCCACGGAGGTACCAACTTCCAGCCAATTTAGCAAAGAGCGGATTGAGAATACAGTTGGTGTAAGAGGAGACTTATCTTCTCTCTTGGAAACAA CAAATGTGCAGTCACTTGACGCTTCCGTTATTTCTGATAATGGCAGAGATATAGGTAGTAGATCATGTGCTTTTGAAGTTG GGTCCACCTCAGGAACGTGCACTGAACAATACAACATTACGTCACATACAACAACAAGGAAAG TGAAATATGACAGAGATTTAGCGAGAAGAAATCGTGGCATTTATACATTTAGAGTTCAAGAAAAAATGTATCATTTTATAGATGACTTGGTGCCCTCGAGTTAA